A window from Ramlibacter pinisoli encodes these proteins:
- a CDS encoding aldehyde dehydrogenase family protein, whose protein sequence is MSETYRNLVGGEWVAAASGQTFESRNPADRRELVGRFAAGGAEDARAAVAAAAKAFPAWRAMAPGKRAQVLNKAAAYLEQNAAQFACELTQEMGKPLALAQDEIARTAQTLRFYAVEGQTYSGETFPCDDPDMVVYTQREPLGVVAVIAPWNFPASIPARKIAPALITGNTVVFKPSSDAPLTGLRLAEALVAGGLPPGVLNFVTGRASEIGAALTGAPEVKAVTFTGSTAAGEQIHRSVAMTTRTQMELGGKNPLIVMEDADLDAAADLAVKGGLSLTGQACTGTSRVLVMQPVREAFLAKLLARVQALKIGNGLEPGIDLGPLATAKQFETVLSYIEIGKTEGKLLCGGRALTGPAHEHGWFVEPAVFTDVSPQARIAQEEIFGPVLAVITVDSYQQAIAIANDTPYGLSAAIATRNPRYVHEFCRDIQSGTVKVNRTTTGNLTNAPFGGYKASTGSGFRESGRVGLEFFTQTKTVYRAV, encoded by the coding sequence ATGAGCGAGACCTACCGCAACCTGGTCGGCGGCGAGTGGGTCGCCGCCGCCTCAGGCCAGACCTTCGAGAGCCGCAACCCGGCCGACCGCCGCGAGCTGGTGGGCCGCTTCGCCGCCGGCGGCGCCGAGGATGCGCGCGCCGCGGTGGCGGCCGCCGCCAAGGCCTTTCCGGCCTGGCGTGCGATGGCGCCCGGCAAGCGCGCCCAGGTCCTGAACAAGGCGGCCGCGTACCTGGAGCAGAACGCCGCCCAGTTCGCCTGCGAACTGACGCAGGAGATGGGCAAGCCGCTGGCGCTGGCGCAGGACGAGATCGCGCGCACCGCGCAGACCCTGCGCTTCTACGCGGTGGAAGGCCAGACCTACAGCGGCGAGACCTTCCCCTGCGACGACCCCGACATGGTGGTCTACACCCAGCGCGAGCCGCTCGGCGTGGTCGCCGTGATCGCGCCCTGGAACTTCCCGGCCTCCATCCCCGCGCGCAAGATCGCACCGGCGCTCATCACCGGCAACACGGTGGTGTTCAAGCCCTCCTCCGACGCACCGCTGACAGGCCTGCGCCTGGCCGAGGCGCTGGTCGCCGGCGGCCTGCCGCCCGGCGTCTTGAACTTCGTCACCGGCCGCGCCAGCGAGATCGGTGCGGCGCTGACCGGCGCGCCGGAGGTCAAGGCGGTCACGTTCACCGGATCCACCGCGGCCGGCGAGCAGATCCACCGCAGCGTGGCCATGACCACCCGCACGCAGATGGAGCTGGGCGGCAAGAACCCGCTGATCGTGATGGAAGACGCCGACCTCGACGCGGCGGCCGACCTCGCGGTCAAGGGCGGGCTGTCGCTCACCGGCCAGGCCTGCACCGGCACCAGCCGCGTGCTCGTCATGCAGCCGGTGCGCGAGGCCTTCCTGGCCAAGCTGCTCGCGCGGGTGCAGGCGCTCAAGATCGGCAACGGCCTGGAGCCCGGCATCGACCTCGGCCCGCTCGCCACCGCCAAGCAGTTCGAGACGGTGCTGTCGTACATCGAGATCGGCAAGACCGAAGGCAAGCTGCTGTGCGGCGGCCGCGCCCTCACCGGCCCGGCGCACGAGCACGGCTGGTTCGTCGAGCCGGCGGTGTTCACCGACGTCTCGCCGCAAGCGCGCATCGCCCAGGAAGAGATCTTCGGGCCGGTGCTGGCGGTGATCACGGTGGACAGCTACCAGCAGGCCATCGCCATCGCCAACGACACGCCCTACGGCCTGTCGGCCGCGATCGCCACCCGCAACCCGCGCTACGTGCACGAGTTCTGCCGCGACATCCAGTCCGGCACCGTGAAGGTCAACCGCACCACCACCGGCAACCTGACCAACGCGCCCTTCGGCGGCTACAAGGCCTCCACCGGCTCGGGCTTCCGCGAGTCCGGCCGGGTGGGCCTGGAATTCTTCACCCAGACCAAGACCGTGTACCGCGCCGTCTGA
- a CDS encoding GlcG/HbpS family heme-binding protein — protein MKKAIRLELAEARHMARAALQKAEQIGVKETVCVVDEGGYPLVLERMDGARITGPQIAWNKAFTASGHKRSTHLFTRAPDGPALPGNEAFGIQLSFEGRFAAFVGGYPIVVNGEVVGGIGLSGGNGEQDTHCGVAGLQALADLLQVQGYDVTVQADIKK, from the coding sequence ATGAAAAAGGCCATCCGACTGGAACTGGCAGAAGCCAGGCACATGGCGCGAGCGGCGCTGCAGAAGGCCGAGCAGATCGGCGTCAAGGAGACCGTGTGCGTCGTCGACGAGGGGGGCTACCCCCTGGTGCTCGAGCGCATGGACGGCGCCCGCATCACCGGCCCGCAGATCGCCTGGAACAAGGCCTTCACCGCCAGCGGCCACAAGCGCTCCACCCACCTGTTCACCCGCGCGCCCGACGGCCCGGCCCTGCCCGGGAACGAGGCCTTCGGCATCCAGCTGAGCTTCGAGGGCCGCTTCGCCGCCTTCGTCGGTGGCTACCCCATCGTCGTCAACGGCGAGGTGGTGGGCGGCATCGGCCTGTCGGGTGGCAACGGCGAGCAGGACACGCACTGCGGCGTGGCCGGCCTGCAGGCGCTGGCCGACCTGCTGCAGGTGCAGGGCTACGACGTCACGGTCCAGGCCGACATCAAGAAATGA
- a CDS encoding 2Fe-2S iron-sulfur cluster-binding protein: MKHRVFVLETGCAFEAGRDETLLEAATRQGVQLPHECTLGGCGACRIRLAEGSVSYDEMPLALSEEEAQAGFALACQARACGDLAISVPTAALPQAQRRSGVVRVLRQFTPDVLNLQLELESEPLEYLPGQYMNVLLPEGGHRSFSMASRPQGNRVDFHVRQVPGGRFTDGALRSLRAGDRLDVEIPLGGFRYHAQDYRPLLMVATGTGLAPLKSMLEALMDDADCPPVSLYWGMRTEADLYLADEIRGWGERLYEFNFVPVLSRADAGWTGRRGHVQDAVEQDLPDLSDLSEHAVYLCGSPAMIADAKRRFLARGASAAHIYADGFSFQHEEALA; encoded by the coding sequence ATGAAGCACCGCGTGTTCGTGCTCGAGACCGGCTGCGCCTTCGAGGCCGGCCGCGACGAGACCCTGCTGGAAGCGGCCACCCGCCAGGGCGTGCAGCTGCCGCACGAATGCACGCTGGGCGGCTGCGGCGCCTGCCGCATCCGGCTGGCCGAGGGCAGCGTCAGCTACGACGAGATGCCGCTGGCGCTCTCCGAGGAGGAGGCGCAGGCCGGCTTCGCCCTGGCCTGCCAGGCGCGCGCCTGCGGCGACCTCGCCATCAGCGTGCCGACGGCCGCGCTGCCGCAGGCGCAGCGGCGCAGCGGCGTGGTGCGCGTCCTGCGGCAGTTCACGCCGGACGTGCTCAACCTGCAGCTGGAGCTCGAGAGCGAGCCGCTGGAGTACCTGCCCGGCCAGTACATGAACGTGCTGCTTCCCGAGGGCGGCCACCGCAGTTTCTCGATGGCCTCGCGGCCGCAGGGCAACCGGGTGGACTTCCACGTGCGGCAGGTGCCGGGCGGCCGTTTCACCGACGGCGCGCTGCGCAGCCTGCGCGCCGGCGACCGGCTGGACGTGGAGATCCCGCTGGGCGGCTTCCGCTACCACGCGCAGGACTACCGGCCGCTGCTGATGGTGGCCACCGGCACCGGGCTGGCGCCGCTCAAGAGCATGCTGGAAGCGCTGATGGACGACGCCGACTGTCCGCCCGTGTCCCTCTACTGGGGCATGCGCACCGAGGCCGACCTCTATCTTGCCGACGAGATCCGCGGCTGGGGCGAGCGGCTGTACGAGTTCAACTTCGTGCCAGTGCTCTCGCGCGCCGATGCGGGCTGGACGGGACGGCGCGGCCATGTGCAGGACGCCGTGGAGCAGGACCTGCCGGACCTGTCGGACCTGTCGGAACACGCGGTCTACCTGTGCGGCTCGCCCGCCATGATCGCCGACGCCAAGCGGCGCTTCCTGGCGCGCGGCGCGAGCGCGGCACACATCTACGCGGACGGGTTCAGCTTCCAGCACGAGGAAGCGCTGGCATGA
- a CDS encoding Bug family tripartite tricarboxylate transporter substrate binding protein produces the protein MNRLAGALAMTAMATMAAAPAFAQQYPDRPIKVVVTTVPGPLDAFARAVVNQMSLKLKQPMVVENKPGAGGNLGTDVVAKAPADGYTVLFALDSTFTVNPSLYEKMPFDVSKDLAVIGVPVTYSQMLAVGPNVKANNLPEFMKLAKASKMSYASGGNGSPSHLTMAAFLGAAGLEMVHVPYKGTGASVVDVMSGQVDSVFAVTSGIWPQAKAGKVKPLAVSGTQRSPLAPDVPTVAELGLPQFNATFAYVMAVPANTPREIQQLLTRELAAAMKSPEVAEFNRINDYAVTDMGQEASANWLRDTRKRWNGVITSAKITN, from the coding sequence ATGAACAGGCTCGCTGGCGCGCTGGCGATGACGGCAATGGCCACGATGGCCGCCGCCCCGGCGTTCGCGCAGCAATATCCCGACAGGCCGATCAAGGTGGTGGTCACCACCGTGCCCGGCCCGCTGGACGCCTTCGCCCGCGCGGTGGTCAACCAGATGTCGCTGAAGCTCAAGCAGCCGATGGTGGTCGAGAACAAGCCGGGCGCCGGCGGCAACCTCGGCACCGACGTCGTGGCCAAGGCACCGGCCGACGGCTACACGGTGCTGTTCGCGCTGGATTCGACCTTCACGGTCAATCCCTCGCTGTACGAGAAGATGCCCTTCGACGTCAGCAAGGACCTCGCCGTGATCGGCGTGCCGGTCACCTACAGCCAGATGCTGGCCGTGGGCCCCAACGTGAAGGCCAACAACCTGCCCGAGTTCATGAAGCTCGCCAAGGCCAGCAAGATGTCCTACGCCTCCGGTGGCAACGGTTCGCCCAGCCACCTGACCATGGCGGCGTTCCTGGGCGCCGCCGGCCTGGAGATGGTGCATGTGCCGTACAAGGGCACCGGCGCCTCGGTGGTGGACGTGATGAGCGGCCAGGTCGACAGCGTGTTCGCCGTCACCAGCGGCATCTGGCCGCAGGCCAAGGCGGGCAAGGTCAAGCCGCTGGCGGTCTCCGGCACCCAGCGCTCGCCGCTGGCGCCCGACGTGCCCACGGTGGCCGAACTGGGCCTGCCGCAGTTCAATGCCACCTTCGCCTACGTGATGGCCGTGCCGGCCAACACGCCCAGGGAGATCCAGCAGCTGCTGACGCGTGAACTCGCCGCCGCCATGAAGTCGCCGGAAGTGGCGGAGTTCAACCGCATCAACGACTACGCGGTCACCGACATGGGCCAGGAAGCCTCGGCCAACTGGCTGCGCGACACCCGCAAGCGCTGGAACGGCGTGATCACGTCGGCCAAGATCACCAACTGA
- a CDS encoding YMGG-like glycine zipper-containing protein translates to MKRVAWMGVVALVAGLIGCTSMTSQQQSTASGAAIGAAAGAGIAAIAGGSGWTGAAIGAVAGGVAGNMRANRPPQ, encoded by the coding sequence ATGAAGCGAGTCGCATGGATGGGCGTTGTCGCCCTGGTTGCCGGGCTGATCGGATGCACGTCGATGACGTCGCAGCAGCAGAGTACGGCGTCGGGCGCGGCAATCGGCGCCGCAGCGGGGGCCGGGATTGCCGCCATTGCCGGGGGCAGCGGCTGGACGGGTGCGGCCATCGGCGCCGTGGCCGGTGGCGTGGCCGGCAACATGAGGGCCAACCGGCCGCCCCAGTGA
- a CDS encoding DUF1302 domain-containing protein, with the protein MTLSTPRLPMQGTDRAFPFTAIAAGALLACCGNALAMEIDTGNPDVSVRWDNSVRLNYATRVENRDPKIGNSPLSDEGTFSFDRGDAVSKRIDLLSELDVVYKKRHGFRISGAGWYDGAYGSTSRSNPTFAAIPSYVNNQYSPLTKRFYGGPSGEILDAFAFTGFDAGNVPVQAKAGRHTLYWGESLFLGGHLHSVSYSQNSLDLQKGFATPGTEAKELFRPLNQLSAQAQLTDELSVAGQYLLQWESARYPEGGTYLGPVDGVFNGPDRQFLSAAAGFANRGPAFEPPQRGEFGLSARWSPKALDGGTVGFYYRRFADKLPQVLITSPSTVPNGSQYNLVYADGIDLFGASFAKNIAGISFGAEVSTRRNTPLFSTTLGVAPGRPAAGDTNGARGDTWHALMNATGVVPKTALFDAAVWAAELQWSQWSKVRSGANLFFAEGFAPCNGRDKWDGCATKDYLGTSVAFTPTWYQVFAGVDLSAPITYSVGLHGNSAVTFGGNESLGNYSVGLSADVQQKYRFDLKYIDFVGRYKDNGTAVTATNGLNTFLRDRGFVSLTFRTTF; encoded by the coding sequence GTGACGCTATCCACCCCGCGGCTGCCGATGCAAGGAACAGACCGCGCCTTCCCGTTCACCGCCATCGCCGCCGGCGCCCTGCTGGCCTGCTGCGGCAACGCGCTCGCCATGGAGATCGACACGGGCAACCCCGACGTCTCCGTGCGCTGGGACAACTCAGTGCGCCTGAACTACGCCACGCGCGTCGAGAACCGCGACCCCAAGATCGGCAACTCGCCGCTCTCCGACGAGGGCACCTTCAGCTTCGACCGCGGCGACGCCGTGTCCAAGCGCATCGACCTGCTGTCCGAGCTGGACGTGGTCTACAAGAAGCGCCACGGCTTCCGCATCAGCGGCGCGGGCTGGTACGACGGTGCCTACGGCAGCACCAGCCGCAGCAACCCCACCTTCGCCGCCATCCCCAGCTACGTCAACAACCAGTACAGCCCGCTGACCAAGCGCTTCTACGGCGGTCCCTCGGGCGAGATCCTGGACGCCTTCGCGTTCACCGGCTTCGACGCCGGCAACGTGCCGGTGCAGGCCAAGGCCGGCCGCCACACGCTGTACTGGGGCGAGTCGCTGTTCCTCGGCGGCCACCTGCACTCGGTCTCCTACTCGCAGAACTCGCTTGACCTGCAGAAGGGCTTCGCCACCCCCGGGACCGAGGCCAAGGAACTGTTCCGCCCGCTGAACCAGCTCTCGGCCCAGGCCCAGCTGACCGACGAGCTGTCGGTGGCCGGCCAGTACCTGCTGCAGTGGGAGTCGGCCCGCTACCCCGAGGGCGGCACCTACCTCGGTCCGGTGGACGGCGTCTTCAACGGCCCCGACCGCCAGTTCCTGTCGGCCGCGGCCGGCTTCGCCAACCGCGGCCCGGCCTTCGAGCCGCCGCAGCGCGGCGAGTTCGGCCTGTCGGCGCGCTGGAGCCCGAAGGCGCTCGACGGCGGCACGGTCGGCTTCTACTACCGCCGTTTCGCCGACAAGCTGCCCCAGGTGCTGATCACCAGCCCGAGCACGGTTCCGAACGGCAGCCAGTACAACCTGGTCTACGCCGACGGCATCGACCTGTTCGGCGCGAGCTTCGCCAAGAACATCGCCGGCATCAGCTTCGGCGCGGAAGTCTCGACCCGCCGCAACACGCCGCTGTTCTCGACCACGCTGGGCGTCGCGCCCGGCCGGCCGGCCGCCGGCGACACCAACGGTGCCCGCGGCGACACCTGGCACGCCCTGATGAACGCCACCGGCGTGGTGCCCAAGACGGCGCTGTTCGATGCCGCCGTCTGGGCCGCCGAACTGCAGTGGTCGCAGTGGTCCAAGGTGCGCAGCGGCGCCAACCTGTTCTTTGCCGAGGGCTTCGCCCCCTGCAACGGCAGGGACAAGTGGGACGGCTGCGCCACGAAGGACTACCTTGGCACCAGTGTCGCGTTCACGCCCACCTGGTACCAGGTGTTCGCCGGCGTGGACCTCTCCGCGCCCATCACGTATTCGGTGGGCCTGCACGGCAACTCCGCCGTGACCTTCGGCGGCAACGAGTCGCTGGGCAACTACTCCGTCGGCCTCAGTGCCGACGTGCAGCAGAAGTACCGCTTCGACCTGAAGTACATCGACTTCGTCGGTCGCTACAAGGACAACGGGACGGCCGTGACCGCCACCAACGGCCTCAACACCTTCCTGCGTGACCGCGGCTTCGTCAGCCTCACGTTCCGCACCACCTTCTAA
- a CDS encoding DUF1329 domain-containing protein, which yields MRFPLRTLAALLAAAGTIAAHAAVSADEAKALTSTLTAVGGEKAANKDGTIPAYTGGNTTAPAGFKAGDGIRPDPFAGDKPRFSVDAKNMGQYAGSLTEGTKALLQKYPDFRVDVYPTHRSVAFPKYVTDNTLKNATRAKTVNEGRSMEGAHAGFPFPIPKTGNEAMWNHLVRFNGPAYEAKYRNLNVDANGRVALATEGMSVQEYPFWDASKTETDTYWKLKLTYTGPARRAGEALLLQDPLDLGTKDRRAWSYLPGQRRVKVAPDLSHDTPNPGTAGATTFDDTFIFNGSMERYDFKLVGKKEMLVPYNAYKAVYGAKQDDLLKPNFLNPDMVRWELHRVWVVEATLKEGKRHVYSKRTFYLDEDSWSALASDEYDARGQLWRAGFAYMAPTYDLPAPYTDMFGHYDLVGRVYSLTGFIAETGGMRQTKALPEREWTADALAGAGIR from the coding sequence ATGCGATTCCCCCTGCGCACCCTGGCAGCGCTGCTCGCTGCCGCCGGCACCATCGCCGCGCACGCGGCCGTCAGCGCCGACGAAGCCAAGGCCCTCACCAGCACGCTGACCGCGGTCGGCGGCGAGAAGGCCGCCAACAAGGACGGCACCATCCCCGCCTACACCGGCGGCAACACCACGGCCCCGGCGGGCTTCAAGGCCGGCGACGGCATCCGCCCCGACCCGTTCGCCGGCGACAAGCCGCGCTTCTCGGTCGACGCCAAGAACATGGGCCAGTACGCCGGCAGCCTGACCGAAGGCACCAAGGCGCTGCTGCAGAAGTACCCCGACTTCCGCGTCGACGTGTACCCGACGCACCGCTCGGTGGCCTTCCCCAAGTACGTCACCGACAACACGCTGAAGAACGCCACCCGTGCCAAGACCGTCAACGAGGGCCGCTCGATGGAGGGCGCCCACGCCGGCTTCCCGTTCCCGATCCCCAAGACCGGCAACGAGGCGATGTGGAACCACCTGGTGCGCTTCAACGGGCCGGCCTACGAGGCCAAATACCGCAACCTCAACGTCGATGCCAACGGCCGCGTGGCCCTGGCCACCGAGGGCATGAGCGTGCAGGAGTACCCGTTCTGGGACGCCAGCAAGACCGAAACCGACACCTACTGGAAGCTGAAGCTCACCTACACCGGCCCGGCCCGCCGTGCCGGCGAGGCGCTGCTGCTGCAGGATCCGCTGGACCTGGGCACCAAGGACCGCCGTGCCTGGAGCTACCTGCCCGGCCAGCGCCGGGTGAAGGTCGCGCCCGACCTGTCGCACGACACGCCCAACCCCGGCACCGCCGGCGCCACCACCTTCGACGACACCTTCATCTTCAACGGCTCGATGGAGCGCTACGACTTCAAGCTGGTCGGCAAGAAGGAGATGCTGGTCCCCTACAACGCCTACAAGGCGGTGTACGGCGCCAAGCAGGACGACCTGCTCAAGCCGAACTTCCTGAACCCGGACATGGTGCGCTGGGAACTGCACCGCGTGTGGGTCGTGGAAGCGACGCTGAAGGAAGGCAAGCGCCACGTGTACAGCAAGCGCACCTTCTACCTGGACGAGGATTCCTGGTCCGCCCTGGCGAGCGACGAGTACGACGCGCGCGGCCAGCTGTGGCGCGCCGGCTTCGCCTACATGGCGCCCACCTACGACCTGCCCGCGCCCTACACCGACATGTTCGGCCACTACGACCTGGTGGGACGCGTGTACTCGCTGACCGGCTTCATCGCCGAGACCGGCGGCATGCGCCAGACCAAGGCCCTGCCCGAGCGTGAGTGGACTGCCGACGCCCTGGCCGGCGCCGGCATCCGCTGA
- a CDS encoding WD40/YVTN/BNR-like repeat-containing protein encodes MNARHFLMALAAGTALAGMAATGAVEGWADVLDTPAMQSPLASRGLVTGLAQAGNRVVAVGQRGHILWSDNAGQDWQQAKVPVSSDLVAVHFPSPDKGWAVGHDGVILHSTDGGKSWQRQRDGRPDEADVPLLDVWFGDESTGWAVGAFGTLLATTDGGANWKSLQRDSDNPKKMHLYAVRGIGSDLWIAGEQGLLMKLDRAGGRFAAVPLPYQGTLFGVAGSGKTLLVHGLRGNLLRSTDGGANWQAVPTGLQVGLTAAAVDAGGRIVLASQAGHLLTSADQGASFSPVKLDRPVPAAAVLGVAPGRVLVAGPRGLQVQPLP; translated from the coding sequence ATGAATGCGCGCCATTTCCTGATGGCCCTGGCCGCCGGCACCGCGCTGGCGGGCATGGCCGCCACCGGGGCCGTGGAAGGCTGGGCCGACGTGCTCGACACGCCGGCGATGCAAAGCCCGCTGGCGTCCCGCGGGCTGGTCACCGGCCTGGCCCAGGCCGGCAACCGCGTCGTCGCGGTCGGCCAGCGGGGCCACATCCTGTGGAGCGACAACGCCGGCCAGGACTGGCAGCAGGCCAAGGTGCCTGTGAGTTCCGACCTGGTCGCGGTCCACTTCCCGAGCCCGGACAAGGGCTGGGCCGTGGGCCACGACGGCGTGATCCTGCACAGCACCGACGGCGGCAAGAGCTGGCAGCGCCAGCGTGACGGCCGCCCGGACGAGGCCGACGTCCCGCTGCTGGACGTGTGGTTCGGCGACGAGAGCACCGGCTGGGCCGTCGGCGCCTTCGGGACGCTGCTGGCCACCACCGACGGCGGCGCCAACTGGAAGTCGCTGCAGCGTGACAGCGACAACCCCAAGAAGATGCACCTGTACGCCGTGCGCGGCATCGGCAGCGACCTGTGGATCGCCGGCGAACAGGGGCTGCTGATGAAGCTGGACCGCGCCGGCGGCCGCTTCGCCGCCGTGCCGCTGCCCTACCAGGGCACGCTGTTCGGCGTGGCCGGCAGCGGCAAGACGCTGCTGGTGCACGGCCTGCGCGGCAACCTGCTGCGCAGCACCGACGGGGGCGCCAACTGGCAGGCCGTCCCCACCGGCCTGCAGGTCGGCCTGACCGCCGCCGCGGTGGACGCCGGCGGCCGCATCGTGCTGGCCAGCCAGGCCGGCCACCTGCTCACCAGCGCCGACCAGGGCGCGAGCTTCTCGCCGGTCAAGCTCGACCGGCCCGTTCCGGCAGCCGCGGTGCTGGGCGTCGCGCCCGGCCGCGTGCTCGTGGCCGGACCGCGCGGCCTGCAAGTGCAGCCGCTGCCCTGA
- a CDS encoding efflux RND transporter permease subunit — protein MHAAALSGDASVPSYAFDSASGSRLERLVFHNRRAVLLVCLVLTLLLGAVAAARLGLNASFDKMIPSGHPYIQNYLQNRGELRGLGNSLRIVVENPKGTVDDPRYLEALKKVHDELFLTPGVDRAWVKSLWAPGVRWTEVTEEGFRGGPVMPDNYDGKPASTEQLRANIARANLVGSLVGTDFRSSMIVLPLLDRDPSGGQRLDYRALSNSIESIRARYEAMGEQAPVRLHVTGFAKLVGDLIAGLVQVSLYFVLAAVIAALIIYAYTRCLRSTGLVIACSLVAVAWQLGLVAALGFELDPYSILVPFLVFAIGVSHGAQKMNGIMQDIGRGADKLVAARLTFRRLFLAGLTALLADAVGFGVLMVIDIPVIRELALAASLGVAVLIVTNLILLPVLLSYLGVSPAAAARTVQTDGGGAVGRVFAGLERFVETRWSLVALGVAALLTVGGYAVSTHLKIGDLDAGAPELRADSRYNRDNAYTTAHYSLSSDTFAVIVKTAKEGCLQYQTLIDADRLAWELQQVPGVQTTMSLANAVRQITAGSNEGSPKWLTIARNQDVLNYGAQQASVNNPDLFNNDCSVMPVIAYLSDHRAETLDRVAEVAARFAQGHSGKDRQFLLAAGSAGIETATNIVVRRAWVQMLLLVYAAVIVLSFITFRSWRAVVVAVVPLVITSVLCEALMVALGIGVKVATLPVIALGVGIGIDYALYLLSVQLAQQRLGVPLAAAYRSALEFTGRVVVLVGVTLAVGVATWALSPIKFQADMGILLAFMFLWNMVGAVVLIPALSRWLLPGATPAAQPTPAMAVPA, from the coding sequence ATGCATGCCGCCGCCCTGAGCGGGGACGCCTCCGTTCCCTCGTACGCCTTCGATTCCGCCTCCGGCTCCCGGCTGGAGCGGCTGGTCTTCCACAACCGCCGGGCGGTCCTGCTCGTCTGCCTCGTGCTGACCCTGCTGCTGGGGGCGGTCGCCGCCGCCCGCCTGGGGCTGAACGCGAGCTTCGACAAGATGATCCCCAGCGGTCATCCCTACATCCAGAACTACCTGCAGAACCGCGGCGAGCTGCGCGGGCTGGGCAACTCGCTGCGCATCGTGGTGGAGAACCCCAAGGGGACGGTGGACGACCCGCGCTACCTGGAGGCGCTCAAGAAGGTCCACGACGAGCTGTTCCTCACCCCCGGCGTCGACCGGGCCTGGGTGAAGTCGCTGTGGGCTCCCGGCGTGCGCTGGACCGAGGTGACCGAGGAGGGCTTCCGCGGCGGCCCGGTGATGCCGGACAACTACGACGGCAAGCCGGCCAGCACCGAGCAGCTGCGCGCCAACATCGCGCGCGCCAACCTGGTGGGCAGCCTGGTGGGCACGGACTTCCGCTCCAGCATGATCGTGCTGCCGCTGCTGGACCGCGATCCCAGCGGCGGCCAGCGCCTGGACTACCGCGCGCTGTCCAACAGCATCGAGTCCATCCGCGCCCGCTACGAGGCCATGGGCGAGCAGGCGCCGGTGCGCCTGCACGTGACCGGCTTCGCCAAGCTGGTGGGCGACCTGATCGCCGGCCTGGTGCAGGTGTCGCTGTACTTCGTGCTGGCGGCGGTGATCGCCGCCCTGATCATCTACGCCTACACCCGCTGCCTGCGCAGCACCGGGCTGGTGATCGCCTGCTCGCTGGTGGCGGTGGCCTGGCAGCTGGGGCTGGTGGCCGCGCTCGGCTTCGAGCTCGACCCGTATTCCATCCTGGTGCCGTTCCTGGTGTTCGCCATCGGCGTGAGCCATGGCGCGCAGAAGATGAACGGCATCATGCAGGACATCGGGCGCGGCGCCGACAAGCTGGTGGCCGCGCGCCTGACCTTCCGCCGCCTGTTCCTGGCCGGCCTGACGGCGCTGCTGGCCGATGCCGTGGGCTTCGGCGTGCTGATGGTGATCGACATCCCGGTGATCCGCGAGCTGGCGCTGGCCGCCAGCCTGGGCGTGGCGGTGCTCATCGTCACCAACCTCATCCTGCTGCCGGTGCTGCTGTCGTACCTGGGCGTGAGCCCGGCGGCGGCCGCCCGCACGGTGCAGACCGACGGCGGCGGCGCCGTCGGCCGGGTGTTCGCGGGGCTCGAGCGCTTCGTCGAGACGCGCTGGTCGCTCGTCGCGCTGGGCGTGGCGGCGCTGCTGACCGTCGGCGGCTACGCGGTCAGCACGCACCTGAAGATCGGCGACCTGGACGCCGGCGCACCCGAGCTGCGCGCGGACTCGCGCTACAACCGCGACAACGCGTACACCACGGCCCACTACAGCCTGTCGAGCGACACCTTCGCGGTGATCGTCAAGACGGCCAAGGAAGGCTGCCTGCAGTACCAGACCCTGATCGATGCCGACCGGCTGGCCTGGGAACTGCAGCAGGTGCCGGGCGTGCAGACGACGATGTCGCTGGCCAACGCCGTGCGGCAGATCACCGCCGGCAGCAACGAGGGCAGTCCCAAGTGGCTGACCATCGCGCGCAACCAGGACGTGCTGAACTACGGCGCGCAGCAGGCCAGCGTGAACAACCCCGACCTGTTCAACAACGACTGCTCGGTGATGCCGGTCATCGCCTACCTGTCGGACCACCGGGCCGAGACGCTGGACCGGGTGGCGGAAGTCGCCGCCAGGTTCGCCCAGGGCCACAGCGGCAAGGACCGCCAGTTCCTGCTGGCCGCCGGCAGCGCCGGCATCGAGACCGCGACCAACATCGTGGTGCGGCGCGCCTGGGTCCAGATGCTGCTGCTGGTGTATGCCGCCGTCATCGTGCTGAGCTTCATCACCTTCCGCAGCTGGCGCGCGGTGGTGGTCGCCGTCGTCCCGCTGGTGATCACCTCGGTGCTGTGCGAGGCCCTGATGGTGGCCCTGGGCATCGGCGTCAAGGTGGCCACGCTGCCGGTGATCGCGCTCGGCGTGGGCATCGGCATCGACTACGCGCTCTACCTGCTGTCGGTGCAGCTGGCCCAGCAGCGCCTGGGCGTGCCGCTGGCCGCGGCCTACCGCAGCGCGCTGGAGTTCACCGGCCGCGTGGTGGTGCTGGTCGGCGTGACGCTGGCGGTCGGCGTGGCGACCTGGGCCCTCTCGCCCATCAAGTTCCAGGCCGACATGGGCATCCTGCTGGCCTTCATGTTCCTGTGGAACATGGTCGGTGCGGTGGTGCTGATCCCGGCGCTGTCGCGGTGGCTGCTGCCCGGTGCAACGCCGGCCGCGCAACCGACCCCGGCGATGGCGGTGCCCGCCTGA